Proteins encoded within one genomic window of Bombus vancouverensis nearcticus chromosome 4, iyBomVanc1_principal, whole genome shotgun sequence:
- the RhoGAP19D gene encoding rho GTPase activating protein at 19D isoform X5 — translation MAEDRNNSQRLVRQAHTIEHGSSPPPVSTLPTGSGGGVGTIASAIATTGGVQRYDSPPRGPRTLLLRRGENGFGFTLRHFIVYPPESCCMLPGHERTRIDEPMDTIFVKQVRGNSPAAEAGLRTGDRVVSVDGRPTRGEQYAKVVQRIQQAGPWLRLLVVSKEDDILQRYFGETAHNPETNQRPRLRSPERSGHRQRRSVSMIPSLSPRTRQSWVCPARSSMPTPLCQDQDSPRQLIDDSVGIIDKHQQQLQRNIAKSNIFVGTLTRIHENIASAGTLPGERQSIDTKNGTSSLPSSPGPEKKVNDKFPILPQGLQIVSKRAKQFESGRLLSDDDEPTGDRISLYKSELSRLSTKHSVPNVAVRRREFESKAEAQEPRRIPPVPTRETKSLDSGSGLKGNRIIPVGSKHIHCEPPGNYNTLEETPNTRITDGETVRPRIRSNSAESWESTSTSNLLNTVRLHWFQRQDDTERKRDTNGNDNSVYVDATNICDGKEKIVEKGSRRQQQDGYAQIIKAESGVLPSDNDMHNNEVVFRRQKNTQIADEDRATRRVSYLKATWGERIHVDSDLELSDSEPITHTSRSGNSICTGREAATGIIKDIGQVEREGPLHVKFTVLDGKRSSDRSWKQLWGVLRGPILFFYKDRQNQSPSLSCDGENVAQSVDVRCSLVDIAEDYTKRKHVLRLANPNAEVLLQTEDAASMALWLRALHEHAAAEKPSEIAHNSTLKQQAVPQTPGPTSSSSTCQTTTNASPMTMSTASSSGGQRLSPLPGHKGIKKLTSFRNRSPTGQSPINKTRKPSQTIDSLVSPKTKTWKGRVAKQLRRMHGQTGSPSSPTTQLPPEGATFKVPLELCPPSSFSEYVPLIVEMCTSIVEARGLEVVGIYRVPGNTAAISHLTDSVNKGFENINLQDPRWSDVNVISSLLKSFFRQLPDSLLTAELYPMFIDADKVEDPQRRMTTIRKLLRDLPEHHFETLKYLMFHLKRIVEHSEVNKMEAKNLAIVFGPTLVRASGSRDNMVTMVTDMSHQCRIVESLLNNVDWFFSDDDLDDLSRLSVNLSLPADTSEIETTTSSNNHNLLLNNIQKVEGREMASAKDIVSSIISAANRKIQRRRKCQDETDNETHEVDKLRMKQEAENLQNRRSMALNERQCSVSEIVLMHESQSQSNRSIDRCDRSPTLDQAAITSSSIGGSDVIADCTINNRDCTLNSHDDVSSEKSNRYLNRMVESVPSIQPTHRSAVSSASESSRLSSETGLSCFDASSTLSSASNDTKQSNDEVTIRTYAGLSASTQERIRRFEQETKAMLQRDRNRQRREAERREEERRRIEMEWQLAKREMENDDLLDSIVDTTVTTPTTYLSSTTRLSSFNDRLADKSFLDIGSRSTARMPSLSIAVQQQPTPVRRVSQLADEPATILPSENVSNTIIKKLKTDSEQSLEKSTTLPPIRYGSLDSLHETHNISQSSLSPTNQQRKPLSSDVSDDGSDLLTSLTTTFDRKWKSLVNSSNQTIRGSATENLSLSDEDAAITRDSQNLRNQRGGGGGGGGGLREEKEEHKTACPQSCSIETYRDPSLHKTSIEKHQYVRQKNDAPEKDTDSSVTENSSVDRPDNTDMPDNDRSANVRKRVEPKQEQLRSSKETTTTATTTVYEASLAANEPQECCRHEKETSVLAQNGGKAIDDVKDFRHDVDSANYSNKLEKFESLTNCEVRSRLKRSESLNKRSENTSSKLKRSESLNKHSVERLSSPTNGKLKRSESLNKHSERSDSPNSKLKRSESLTKTEKTECNISKRRQSVRKDSATKLKRKNGMPERSIKRRHTVGGTKDFDKVHWLDNKLQVEAERVVRNEYRPKKSQLRTSSPDLSTGRIGLTDTSFLIEVSFRGPSNVVFNVTNARPQSLPDTSLTSKVFKVPLESHV, via the exons ATGGCTGAGGACCGAAATAATTCCCAACGGTTGGTTAGGCAGGCGCACACG ATAGAACACGGTTCGTCACCGCCTCCAGTATCGACGCTTCCAACAGGATCAGGTGGTGGTGTCGGAACAATCGCTAGTGCGATAGCAACAACGGGAGGCGTTCAACGATACGATTCGCCACCCAGAGGTCCAAGAACGTTATTGTTGCGTCGCGGAGAAAATGGTTTTGGCTTTACCCTCCGTCATTTTATCGTTTACCCACCGGAGTCCTGTTGC ATGCTACCAGGACACGAACGAACGAGGATAGACGAGCCGATGGATACGATATTCGTGAAACAGGTACGTGGGAATTCGCCAGCAGCCGAAGCAGGATTACGTACAGGGGACAGGGTCGTTTCCGTCGACGGAAGACCAACGCGCGGTGAGCAATACGCGAAAGTAGTTCAACGTATCCAGCAGGCGGGCCCCTGGCTACGACTTCTCGTGGTCTCCAAAGAGGACGATATCTTGCAAAGATATTTCGGTGAAACTGCTCATAATCCTGAAACCAATCAACGACCGCGTCTTCGTTCTCCGGAGAGAAGTGGACACAGGCAACGCAGATCAGTCAGTATGATTCCCAGCTTGTCGCCAAGAACAAGACAGTCTTGGGTTTGTCCCGCGCGAAGCTCGATGCCGACACCGCTGTGTCAAGATCAAGATTCACCTCGACAGCTGATCGACGACAGCGTAGGAATCATCGATAAACATCAGCAACAATTGCAACGAAACATCGCTAAATCGAACATTTTTGTTGGAACCCTGACGAGAATACACGAAAATATCGCAAGCGCTGGCACTTTACCCGGTGAACGGCAATCGATAGATACGAAAAATGGTACTTCTTCTCTGCCTTCGTCTCCTGGACCTGAAAAGAAAGTAAACGATAAATTTCCGATACTACCGCAAGGACTTCAAATCGTATCGAAGCGAGCGAAACAGTTCGAGTCAGGGCGATTATTAAGCGACGACGATGAACCGACTGGTGATCGAATCAGCCTCTACAAAAGCGAGCTGTCGAGATTATCGACTAAGCATAGCGTGCCGAACGTTGCCGTTAGAAGAAGGGAATTTGAATCGAAAGCCGAAGCTCAAGAACCGAGAAGAATACCACCTGTGCCAACCAGGGAAACCAAATCGTTGGATAGTG GTAGCGGATTAAAAGGCAACAGAATAATACCTGTAGGCAGCAAACACATCCACTGTGAACCGCCGGGCAACTATAACACGTTAGAAG AGACACCCAATACGAGAATCACAGACGGGGAAACAGTACGGCCGAGGATTCGTAGCAACAGCGCTGAATCATGGGAATCTACTAGTACGAGCAATTTGTTAAATACCGTTAGACTTCACTGGTTTCAACGACAGGACGATACCGAACGAAAGCGAGATACGAACGGAAATGACAATAGCGTTTACGTTGATGCAACTAATATATGCGATGGAAAGGAGAAAATTGTCGAGAAAGGGTCTAGAAGACAACAACAGGATGGTTACGCGCAAATCATCAAAGCCGAATCTG GTGTATTGCCATCGGATAATGATATGCACAATAACGAAGTTGTATTCAGGCGGCAAAAGAATACGCAGATTG CAGACGAAGATCGTGCCACAAGAAGGGTGTCCTACTTGAAAGCAACTTGGGGCGAACGAATTCATGTCGACAGTGATTTGGAACTAAGCGACTCCGAGCCTATTACCCATACTTCTAGAAG CGGCAATTCTATTTGTACTGGCCGGGAAGCAGCGACTGGCATTATAAAAGACATCGGACAAGTGGAACGAGAGGGACCTTTACATGTCAAATTTACTGTACTTGATGGCAAG cGATCTTCCGATCGATCATGGAAACAGCTATGGGGTGTTCTTCGCGGACCGATTCTCTTCTTTTATAAGGATCGTCAAAATCAG aGTCCTTCGTTATCCTGCGACGGCGAAAATGTAGCTCAAAGCGTAGATGTGAGATGTTCTCTTGTAGATATCGCGGAGGATTATACGAAACGTAAACACGTATTACGGTTAGCAAATCCGAACGCAGAAGTTTTGCTACAGACCGAAGACGCAGCGTCTATGGCGCTTTGGCTACGAGCTCTACATGAACATGCTGCTGCTGAAAAACCGTCC GAAATTGCTCATAATAGTACTTTGAAGCAACAAGCTGTCCCGCAAACTCCAGGTCCCACCAGCAGTTCTTCAACGTGTCAAACAACCACGAATGCTAGTCCAATGACAATGTCGACTGCTAGTAGTAGTGGTGGTCAGCGATTAAGCCCCCTTCCAGGACATAAAGGCATCAAGAAATTAACTTCGTTTAGGAACAGATCTCCGACTGGACAATCACCGATAAACAAAACTCGAAAACCGAGTCAAACGATCGATAGTTTGGTTTCTCCAAAGACCAAGACATGGAAGGGTAGAGTCGCAAAACAATTGCGGAGAATGCATGGACAAACGGGATCTCCTTCTTCACCAACAACGCAATTACCACCAGAGGGTGCTACCTTCAAAGTACCGCTTGAACTTTGCCCACCG TCATCTTTCTCGGAATACGTGCCATTGATCGTTGAAATGTGCACGAGCATCGTCGAAGCGAGGGGTCTCGAAGTGGTCGGTATTTATAGAGTACCCGGTAACACTGCCGCTATTTCACATTTAACTGACAGCGTGAACAAAGGATTCGAAAATATCAATCTTCAG GATCCTAGATGGAGCGATGTAAACGTAATATCTTCTCTTCTGAAGTCGTTCTTTCGACAGCTCCCAGATTCACTACTCACCGCAGAATTATACCCTATGTTTATCGATGCCGATAAAGTCGAGGATCCTCAAAGAAGAATGACAACGATAAGGAAGTTGCTCAGGGATCTTCCGGAACATCACTTTGAAACTCTCAAGTATTTGATGTTTCATTTGAAAAGAATAGTCGAACATAGCGAGGTTAATAAGATGGAGGCAAAGAATTTGGCCATTGTGTTTGGTCCTACGTTAGTTAGAGCCAGTGGTTCCAGAGACAATATGGTTACTATGGTTACTGATATGTCGCATCAGTGTCGAATTGTTGAAAGCTTATTAAACAAC GTCGATTGGTTCTTTTCGGATGATGATTTGGACGATTTAAGTCGACTGAGCGTGAATCTCAGTCTTCCAGCTGACACTAGCGAGATCGAGACTACAACGTCGAGTAATAATCATAATCTCTTGTTGAACAACATTCAGAAAGTCGAAG GACGCGAAATGGCATCTGCTAAGGACATTGTATCATCTATTATATCCGCTGCTAAtcgaaaaatacaaagaagaaGGAAGTGTCAAGACGAGACGGATAACGAAACTCACGAAGTCGATAAG CTGAGGATGAAACAAGAAGCAGAAAACCTTCAAAATCGGCGAAGTATGGCATTGAACGAGAGGCAATGTTCGGTCAGTGAGATCGTTTTAATGCACGAAAGTCAGAGTCAGTCGAATCGTTCCATCGATCGTTGCGACCGGTCACCGACGCTTGATCAGGCTGCCATTACTAGCTCAAGTATCGGTGGTTCCGATGTCATAGCTGATTGCACAATTAATAACCGTGATTGCACGTTAAACAGTCACGATGATGTTTCTTCGGAGAAATCGAACAGATATTTAAATCGTATGGTAGAGTCGGTTCCATCAATTCAACCGACTCATCGCTCGGCCGTCTCGTCGGCTTCAGAGTCTTCCCGACTCTCTAGCGAGACTGGCCTGAGCTGCTTCGATGCAAGTTCGACGCTTTCCAGCGCTTCGAACGACACCAAACAAAGCAATGACGAGGTTACGATAAGAACGTATGCTGGATTGAGCGCGTCTACTCAAGAACGTATACGAAGATTTGAACAGGAAACAAAGGCAATGTTACAGAGGGATCGGAATCGACAAAGACGCGAAGCTGaaaggagagaagaagagagacgaAGAATCGAGATGGAATGGCAATTGGCTAAACGTGAAATGGAAAACGACGATCTGCTCGACAGTATAGTAGACACAACCGTGACAACACCTACTACTTATCTTTCATCCACGACAAGACTTTCTAGTTTTAACGACAGGCTTGCCGATAAATCTTTCCTCGATATCGGTTCCCGATCGACTGCTCGAATGCCGTCTTTATCGATAGCTGTGCAGCAACAACCCACGCCCGTTAGACGAGTGTCGCAACTCGCAGACGAACCTGCTACGATTCTGCCCTCGGAGAACGTCTCGAACACTAttataaagaaattgaaaaccGATTCAGAG CAGTCACTGGAAAAATCTACGACGCTACCACCAATTCGTTATGGCAGTTTGGATTCTCTGCACGAAACACACAACATTTCTCAGTCGTCGCTCTCACCGACCAATCAACAACGGAAACCCCTTTCCAGTGATGTCTCGGACGATG GTAGCGATTTGCTGACCAGCTTGACGACCACGTTCGATCGTAAATGGAAGTCCCTGGTAAACTCGTCGAATCAAACGATTCGTGGATCCGCTACGGAGAATCTGTCTCTCAGCGACGAGGACGCTGCGATAACGCGAGACTCGCAAAACTTGCGAAATCaacgaggaggaggaggaggaggaggaggagggttacgagaagagaaagaagaacacAAAACAGCTTGTCCTCAATCATGCTCGATTGAAACCTATCGGGATCCGAGCCTCCATAAAACATCTATCGAAAAGCATCAATACGTTCGTCAAAAAAAT GATGCTCCGGAAAAGGATACGGATTCATCGGTAACAGAGAATAGCAGCGTCGATCGACCGGATAATACCGATATGCCGGATAACGATCGAAGCGCTAACGTACGAAAAAGGGTCGAACCGAAACAAGAGCAATTACGATCGAGCAAGGAAACAACGACCACGGCAACGACGACAGTTTACGAAGCAAGTTTAGCTGCGAACGAACCGCAAGAATGCTGTAGGCACGAGAAGGAGACATCGGTGTTAGCGCAAAATGGTGGTAAAGCGATCGACGATGTGAAAGATTTTCGACACGATGTCGATTCGGCGAATTACTCGAACAAGCTCGAAAAATTTGAAAGTCTGACAAATTGCGAAGTCAGATCGCGGCTGAAAAGATCTGAATCTTTAAATAAGAGATCTGAAAATACCTCGTCCAAGTTGAAGAGGTCTGAAAGTTTGAACAAACATTCTGTCGAGAGGCTCTCGTCCCCGACCAATGGCAAGTTGAAACGCTCTGAAAGTTTGAACAAGCATTCGGAGAGATCCGATTCTCCGAACAGTAAGTTAAAGCGATCGGAGTCGCTGACAAAAACTGAAAAAACTGAGTGTAATATTAGCAAGAGACGACAATCCGTTAGAAAAGATAGTGCGACgaaattaaaacgaaaaaaTGGTATGCCCGAACGATCGATCAAGCGCAGGCACACTGTGGGCGGTACCAAGGATTTCGACAAAGTACATTGGTTGGATAATAAACTGCAAGTCGAGGCTGAGAGAGTGGTGAGGAACGAATATAGACCGAAGAAAAGCCAATTGAGAACAAGTTCTCCGGATTTAAGTACTGGTCGTATCGGTCTTACCGATACTAGTTTCCTCATCGAGGTCAGTTTTCGTGGCCCGAGCAACGTCGTTTTTAACGTGACTAACGCTCGTCCGCAGTCTTTACCGGATACTAGTTTGACTTCTAAAGTGTTTAAAGTACCTCTGGAGAGTCACGTGTAA